The genomic interval TTTTCACCCCAACAAAGCCCAGATCCACGCAGTTGGGCCATGAACAGCCTGCGGGACAGCCCGAGACCGCGACCTTGATCTTGGGTGGGATAGGGATCCTGGCGCATTCACGGTAGAGATATTCACCAAGGGGGAAGGTCTCCTGAAGGGCAAGGGGGCAATACGGCCTTCCCACGCAGACCCTGGGCTGGGAGATGTTCCGTGCCTTTCGGACCGGTACCCCGGCCGCATCGAGGAGGGCCAGGGCCTGTTTTCCCTCTGCCTCGCCCAGGTCGAGCATCATGATCTTTTGGGCGGTGGTGAGGTGGACAATCGCACCGAGATCCCTTGCGATTCCCGTGATCGCATCCAGAACGTGCGGGGCAACGAGGCCGTTGGGGCACTCGATGGTGATGGCGTAGGTGCCGTTTTTCTGTGGCATGAGACCTGGGGGGATGAGGTTTTCTGTCATTTCTGTCTCCTTGGCTTTAATCTGAATCCACGAGCCTTATATAAACAAAGTTTTTGCTGATAACTGATAGCTGATAACTGGTAACTGTAAAATCTTTCATGAGGCTTTCCGCGCGACACTCGCGGAGCTGCCGGCTCTCGGGATGTTTTTTGATCCCCTCGGAAAGGAGTTCAGCGGCCTCTTTGGGCCTTCCAGCCTTTTGGAGCAGGATCCCAAGGCCAAGATAGGCCCTTTCATCCGGATGGTGGGCAAGGGCGCGTCGGTAAAGACCGGCGGCGATACCTTCCGCATCCCGCACGAGCGGGTT from Deltaproteobacteria bacterium carries:
- a CDS encoding tetratricopeptide repeat protein, encoding MTFSHGDYAKNPLVRDAEGIAAGLYRRALAHHPDERAYLGLGILLQKAGRPKEAAELLSEGIKKHPESRQLRECRAESLMKDFTVTSYQLSVISKNFVYIRLVDSD